Proteins encoded within one genomic window of Nostoc sp. UHCC 0870:
- a CDS encoding DUF1392 family protein — protein MSYQINTLESCWYISPPWGKNILPLVISLLERVYLPKTKAFGYCCGVEWSSDGWCYSIALDSQIILVSGVEIVASGQLQAVRLPKPTFMVGELVKFRLAADAVKVRTVLGLQLINDSWFYSIELRSPFLPKFDEQPLCILPQSFQQPTVQSRLAWVTDYDLTGV, from the coding sequence GTGAGTTATCAAATTAACACCCTAGAATCCTGCTGGTACATCTCACCACCCTGGGGTAAAAATATCCTGCCGTTGGTCATCAGCCTGCTGGAAAGGGTTTATCTGCCCAAAACCAAAGCTTTCGGTTACTGCTGCGGGGTCGAATGGTCATCCGACGGCTGGTGCTATTCTATTGCTTTGGACAGCCAAATTATATTGGTCTCAGGAGTCGAAATTGTTGCTTCTGGTCAACTTCAGGCTGTACGTCTTCCCAAACCCACTTTTATGGTGGGCGAGTTGGTCAAATTCCGCCTTGCTGCTGATGCCGTCAAGGTTCGCACTGTTTTGGGACTACAGCTGATCAACGATTCGTGGTTCTACAGTATCGAGTTGCGTTCTCCATTTCTGCCAAAATTCGATGAGCAACCCCTGTGCATCCTCCCCCAATCCTTCCAGCAACCCACTGTGCAAAGTCGTCTTGCCTGGGTTACTGACTACGATTTAACGGGGGTTTGA
- a CDS encoding SDR family oxidoreductase — protein sequence MSFANKTIVLTGASAGIGRTLAISLAQQDANLVLAARNQEALEQTITGCKNYPAKVIAVSTDVTQVEGCQHLIETAIATFGRIDVLINNAGIGMLTRFDEVTDISIFEQVMQVNYLGAVYCTHYALPYLKANRGLLVAVSSICGKTGVPTRTGYVASKHAMQGFFDTLRIELHSTGVDVLVVSPGFVATDIRQRALGADGKPLGKSPRDETQGNMSVDECVRQIIWAMERRKREHIMTLKGKAIPWAKLIVPGFVDRIVAATIRKTTSTQ from the coding sequence ATGAGCTTTGCGAATAAAACGATTGTTCTCACAGGTGCATCGGCTGGAATTGGCAGAACGCTGGCAATTTCGTTAGCCCAACAGGATGCAAATTTAGTCTTGGCTGCGCGCAATCAAGAAGCATTAGAACAGACAATTACTGGGTGCAAAAACTATCCAGCCAAAGTGATTGCAGTATCTACAGATGTAACTCAAGTAGAAGGTTGCCAGCATTTGATAGAAACAGCGATCGCCACGTTTGGGCGGATTGATGTCTTAATTAACAATGCCGGAATTGGAATGCTGACACGCTTTGATGAAGTAACAGATATTTCCATCTTTGAGCAAGTAATGCAGGTAAACTATCTGGGTGCAGTGTACTGTACTCATTATGCCTTACCCTACCTGAAAGCCAATCGAGGACTGTTAGTGGCTGTTTCTTCAATTTGTGGCAAAACAGGAGTACCCACTCGTACAGGTTACGTTGCCAGTAAACACGCTATGCAAGGCTTCTTTGATACATTGCGAATTGAATTGCACTCAACAGGAGTAGATGTATTGGTTGTCTCACCGGGGTTTGTGGCAACTGATATCCGACAACGAGCGTTGGGAGCGGATGGAAAACCATTAGGCAAAAGTCCGCGTGATGAAACTCAAGGCAATATGTCAGTAGATGAGTGTGTGCGTCAAATTATCTGGGCAATGGAGCGGCGTAAACGAGAACACATTATGACATTGAAAGGAAAAGCAATACCTTGGGCAAAGCTGATTGTACCAGGATTTGTTGATCGTATTGTTGCTGCTACCATTCGCAAAACAACTTCCACCCAGTAG
- a CDS encoding DUF488 family protein, N3 subclade translates to MTIYTSYYAGEIKGETISISLYPPKSWTGKHLPLFSPTPELLNWWKSSAKDTTAQQEYKRQFREILDSRLTLIQLWVAKQKDNPVDITLCCFEKTGDFCHRYQVGEEVVQKYLPELWGGEVGTTRPEMKVVQGGKINHPVTYPAEVLSLIEKCHSSGFPVVCDRLACGYYRVSLHGENLGDWSELGVLGVLSGLQHEFYRGRLFPSLATATPPIPEVPKETVAAQPESPSLITRMDKLEGEELAQIQDWCKSIKNQMFPSVSQYADGRLELHLRRFVSLTGAKSGKKAEVKVVEPGRYAGADLIEALGEKLLPDFHQALVLFYPAGTQIKVHRDSPAYASGAAQINIMGRAKFSISGCQDVRQMESYWLEEGDCIAFDNKQPHGIERVVGDRWCVCFFRLKAEYGRQLNLV, encoded by the coding sequence ATGACAATTTACACCTCATATTACGCAGGGGAAATCAAAGGTGAAACCATTTCCATTTCGCTTTATCCTCCCAAAAGTTGGACTGGCAAACATCTTCCCCTATTCTCCCCTACTCCCGAACTCCTCAATTGGTGGAAGTCCTCCGCAAAAGATACCACCGCACAACAGGAATACAAACGACAGTTCCGCGAGATTCTGGACTCTCGGCTTACTCTGATACAGCTTTGGGTAGCCAAGCAGAAGGACAACCCTGTGGATATAACGCTGTGCTGCTTCGAGAAAACTGGGGATTTCTGCCATCGGTATCAGGTTGGAGAAGAAGTAGTACAAAAATACTTACCTGAGCTTTGGGGCGGCGAAGTTGGGACAACTCGTCCAGAGATGAAAGTTGTACAAGGAGGAAAGATTAATCATCCTGTAACATATCCTGCTGAGGTTTTGAGCCTCATTGAAAAATGCCACTCGTCTGGTTTTCCTGTGGTGTGCGATCGCCTAGCTTGTGGGTACTATCGCGTGTCTCTGCATGGGGAGAATTTGGGCGATTGGTCAGAGTTGGGCGTGCTGGGGGTTCTGTCAGGGTTGCAGCATGAGTTTTACCGTGGGCGGTTGTTTCCGTCCTTGGCTACTGCAACTCCTCCAATTCCAGAAGTACCAAAAGAGACTGTTGCCGCACAACCCGAATCCCCCAGTTTGATTACACGGATGGACAAGCTAGAAGGGGAGGAATTAGCTCAGATTCAGGATTGGTGCAAATCTATCAAAAACCAGATGTTTCCCTCAGTCTCGCAATACGCCGATGGTCGTCTGGAACTACATCTACGGCGGTTCGTTAGTCTCACTGGTGCTAAATCGGGGAAGAAGGCTGAGGTTAAGGTGGTTGAGCCGGGGCGTTATGCTGGTGCAGATTTGATTGAGGCTTTGGGCGAGAAGCTGCTGCCGGACTTTCATCAAGCACTTGTACTGTTTTACCCAGCCGGGACGCAAATCAAAGTACATCGGGATTCACCTGCTTATGCTTCTGGTGCAGCGCAAATCAATATAATGGGTCGGGCGAAGTTCTCAATTTCTGGATGTCAGGATGTCCGACAGATGGAATCATATTGGCTGGAGGAAGGCGATTGCATTGCTTTCGACAACAAGCAGCCGCATGGGATTGAACGGGTGGTGGGCGATAGGTGGTGTGTGTGTTTCTTTAGGCTCAAGGCGGAGTACGGAAGGCAGTTAAATTTGGTTTGA